CTCGCACGGCGTTCTTGCGGACCGTGTTGAGGATGCACATGTAGGCGCACAGCATGACGCCGAAGGGCGCGAAAAACACGGCCACCACCAAGGTGACCACGTAGGCGCGGTCGGCGGGGAGCTCCGTGTAGCCCAGCACGCACTGTGGGGCCCGCGCCGGCACCTCCACCAACGTCCAGCCGGTGAGCGAGGGCCCCGCGATGCAGAAGGACAGCACCCAGGAGACCGCGATGATCACCTTGGCCCTGCGCGGGTTCAGCTTGTCCTGGCGCTGGACGATGATGAGGAAACGGTCCACGCTGATGATGAGCAGGATGGCCACGCCCTCCAGGACGAAAAACCAGTAGAGCGTGGCTGAGAGGCGGCAGAAGTTGTCCCCAAAGTGCCAGCGCACGGTGATGAGGGTGACGGCGGTGAAGGGCATGCAGCAGAGGGAAAGCATGATGTCCGAGAAGGCCAGGGTGGCCAGCAGCAGGTTGATGGCCGAGCGCATAGCCGGCCTCTGGTACACGATGATGCAGACCACAGTGTTGCCCAGGAACCCCACCACGGTCATCAGCAGCATCACTGCGGCCAAGGAGATCCTCAGGGGTGCGGGCAGCGGGGTGGATCCGGAGTCCGAGGCGTTGCTGGTGTTCAGCAGCAGGTATGGGTAAGCCTCGAGGGACGTGCTGTTGCAGGCCATCGTGGAGAGACCCTTGGAGCTGGGACAGAAGTGGCCAGGAGGGCTCCCCTCAGCGCTTCGGTGGCTGCCATTTTTTGTCTGCCGGCTGCATGTTCCTGGATGTCTGTGGACCTCTGGGGCACTGGAATGGTCTTGGGGAGAAACGTCCGCCTTTGTGAGCGCTAGCTGGGATTTACGATTCATGGATCACATCCTAAGCATTTCTGCCGGGAGCGACTGTGTGCACAGCTCGGTGCTTGGACACTCTGTAGCGGACAGCAAGCAAAAGTACAAAAGAGAAGGGAGTTAGAGTTTCCAATCGCGTTGAAGAGAGCACGCCTTTAAACTTTACAGGTGTTTCTAAACAAGTTTATTTACCACTTGGGACAAAGCTTCGTATTCACAAATATTGTCTGAGTCTTGTCAAGGGGCCCAGAGAAACCTAATCAGCTCTcctctggggaaactgaggaagtAAACTTTGTAGTTAGTGTCTATGTAATAACTTGACTTTTCAGCAACCTGTTGGAATGAAGCCTTGGTCTAGCCAACTAGCGTTAGAATCCAGCTCCTCAAGAGAAAGGTTTTGCCTGTTTCATTCTCTGCTATCTCCCAGTACTGACAACAGTGGCTGGCATGCAGTAAGTGtccaatagatatttgttgagtaaatgaataaatgatagtTAATGCTGCTGCTATAATATTtgtttagcttttttaaaaaacccacttCACTGAGGAATGACTGACATGTCAAAAGCTGTACAAATTTACATCTCAATATACCGAGAACCTATCACCACTAAGGCCAAACACGTACCCAGCTCCCCCTGCCAAAGCTCCCTCCTGCCACTTTTCTGGtattatcattttgttttggtgGCAAGAACACTTCACCTAAGATCTcccctcttagcaaattttaagtatacatttttaagttttaatttttttttttttttttttttgagacggagtctcgctctgtcacccaggctggagtgcagtggccagatctcagctcactgcaagctccgggtttatgccattctcctgcctcagcctcccgagtagctgggactacaggcgcctgccacctcgcctggctagttttttgtattttttagtagagacggggtttcaccgtgttagccaggatggtctcgatctcctgaccttgtgatccgcccacctcagcctcccaaagtgctgggattacagatttgagccactgcgcctggccaagttttaatttttaaaaagaaatgtaagtgtGTTTGTTTAACTTTATTTGATAAGTATAAATTCGCATGgagttataataataaataatatggtGAAATTCTGTGTGCCCTTCACCCAGTTTTCCCTAATGGTAACGTCTTGGATAACTGTGGGGCTGCTATACTATTACTTCCAGAAGCACAGACTGGGAGAAGGGAACTTCCCCCAAAGATAAGgacttttaaaatacagtgttagctgggtgcaatggctcatgcctataatcccagcactttgagaggcagaggcaggaggattacttgaggccaggagttcaagacctgcctgggcaatatagagagatcccatctctacaaaaaaatgagccagactTGCatctatagtccctgctactcaggaggctgaggcaagaggattgctcgagcacagaagtttgaggctgtagcGAGCTAAGAaggtgtcactgtactccagtcttgttaacagagtgagatcctgtctctaaaaaaaaaaaggaaaaaaaagtaaatgaaatgagcttttattcctttactttcttaataaacttgcttttactttcaaaaaggtaaatataatattaattttaattttgtctcaCTGATGTGGTAAGAGTGTGTTCAGTAGCTCAGGTCTGCAGTCACATCACCTGGGCTGGGGGAAGTCCAGCCTGCATCGTTTATCCAGCCTGGACATCTGGCTGTTGGATGCACCTCTGTTCGTAAGaaacttctctttttctaaattcCTTGTGGTCATTGTTAACAGATATCTCACACCGAGGGGAATGTGGGCAATGTAAGAAGCCAGGAGGCCTCAGACAAGGCCTAGAGGATCTGGGAGTGGCAGTTATTTGGTGATGCTACCTCAGTTTAGACCCAACCAATCCTTGGTCTTCCTTCCCAAGCACACCCAGAATGGGTTCATCTCTCAGTGGTGGGTACCAGTATCCAAACTTTTTCTGAGctataaaaatcagaaacatgGTGTGTTCATTTATGAATGGGAATTATCTCTCATTCAAACCAAAATTATGACCCTTCTTCATCTCAGTTTTCTGATCTGTGAAATGGAGGTAATTATATATTTACCCCTAGAGTCGTTAAATACAAGTGCAATGCCCGGTAAAAGAAAGGCATTAATAAATTAACTCCATCTCCCTCATTGTTTCAAGTTTAGGGGTTTCTGTCTCTTGGATTAAACTGCAAATTTGTTGATGGCAGGAACCATGACATGCATGTAGGAAGCCCTAATGGATTAAGCTCCTCTTGGAGCACAGGATAAAGGACCACTGAGAAAGAGCACACACTCGTGCATCCATGTGCCTGTCAATCTTAGCTGACAGTGAATTCTTCATCTGCACTCTTCTCTATGCTATAAACTTAGATTTTCCTCCCAATGATAATTACAGAGAGTGATTTCATGCTTAACTAAAGGAGCAAATAATGcaaggtatcttttttttttaatgtatatgtcTTGAGGTTGAAcctgattaaaattattttggcttcTGGACAACAACCCGtcttagatattttaatttagcATTTTGGTCCCAGTCCTGTTGTTAATATCTGAATCAACAGTGCTTTTATTGCAAGGGACTAAGGCACGAAGATCAAAGTAAAAGGTAACAAGTGAACAAGAAATATTCTGCTGGTGTTCTTGGAATAACAGCACTCACCATCTCCGGCAGTTTTCACGGTGAGAAATGGGTGCCACAATATGAATTTAAAGCTGCAACAGAAGCTAGCTGGGAACTGAACCGTTTCAAGGTATTTATCTTAGTTCCTTTCCAAATGATCTCACCCTAGAACTGGGAGGCTGTGCCAACTGTCAGGAGGTAAGTCATCCTCTCTAACTGAAGTGTGATTAATCAACTAAGGAAAGTGTGACCAGGCTGTGTGCTGCTGTGTGCCATGGTGTGGCTAGCTGTGCACTCGCAGAGTCTTCAGTGAGCTGTGTCCACACAAAAGATAGAAGGCGCTTTCAGCAAGGCGGACACGTGGCCACCCATGCATTGTGTTTACTGCAAGATTTTCTAAAGCCTTCCCTCTGCATCCTCACACTTGGCAAGAAGGCAGGGAAATTATGAAAAGGAAGCTCAGATACAGTCCACACGAGCTCCAGTTCAGCAAAGTAGTAACCAGTGGAGCCGAGACTGGAAGCTGAGACTCCAAGGGAAAGATGGGTCTGTGGTGAGGACGGTGGCTTGGGGAGGATGACTTCATGTCTGTGACACTGACAAgcatggggaaaagaaaaaccatccccccacccccaagctACACCAGTTGAGGTACAgacaaatttcaaacaaaatcCCACTCTGTTCTCCTTCCCCGGTAGGTGGAGAATGGGCTTCTAAAAACTTagcttcggccgggcgcggtgacccacgcctgtaatcccagcatgttgggaggcccaggcgggcggatcacgaggtcaggagatcgattgagaccatcctggctaacacggtgaaaccccgtctctactaaaaatacaaaaaatcagcagggcgtggtggcgggcgcctgtagtcccagctactcgggaggctgagggagaagaatggcgtgaacccgggaggcggagcttgcagagatgGCGCCATCGgactccaacttgggcgacagagcgagactcaggctcaaaaaaaaaaaaaaaaaaggactgaacTTCGTGAGGATGAGAGAAGGAACCTTTGTCTCTGCTCAATTCTATGTGCGACCACCAGGGGGCGCGCTGGGGCAGCCTCGGGAGGCTGGGAAGTACCAGTGTCTGACCTGCCAAAGCCTTTCTtcaccctcccttcctcccttcaccctcccttcctcccttcctcccttcctgccttcctttcttccttttttccttccttccttctctcttttttccttccttctttttctctctcatttctttcgtttatctttctttgttctcttccccctttttcttttgccaactttaaaagtctttttattatgttaaatttCAAACATAGCAAAGCCCCACTTGGCTAAGCTTTTGAGCTGTGTTCCCTCCATTTCCTTCCATTTAAGCTGGCTCTTCCTGGTCCCCATATACCTCCCGTCCAGGCTTTTGTTTTCAGTACAGCGGGGGAGATCCTGCCAAGTTTTCTTGGGGAGAGGAGTCCAGGCTGTGAGTGGCCTCGTGAGACAGACATGAGAGGGGGAAATGCGGCCGGGAGAGTTTTGAGGGACTTGGGGACACAGCAGAGGTCCCTGCAGCGGCGCCGGGGCAGCTCTCCAGAACTCCAACGGTCCTCCTAAGGCCTGGTCAGCGGGGATTCGAGTGGCCTTCTGCTCGCAAACTTGTGTTTCAGGTAGCAACACTCATCTTCGGCTGGGAATATGTTTGGCTTTAAGCAGTCAGGAAGGAGAAGGTAAGAAATGTCTATCTCCCTTTCCCATCCTCAAGATCAGGCTTGAAGACGATCTGCCGGACCCTGATTGAAGCAGGGAGGGATAGTTGCTTGACGAAGGAACAAAGGCAGGCAGAACCAGAGAGACTGGCGGAGGCACAGGGAGCCAAGGAGCAGCGGCGATTGCCACGTGGAGGAGGAAGACTTTGCCACGTGGAGGAGGGAGACTTTCTGGCAACCGGGCGGTGAGCCCCGGGTGACCTTCAGCTAGAGGGCatgcctctccttcctccctgcgCTGAAACAGAATGGCTGAAAGGCGCTGCGTGGGGACGGCGGAATGGATTATTGTGTCTGAAGTCCTGTCCCATTCAGAAAGCCCACAGCATCACTGTTAGGTGGTCAGGAAAACGATGGAATCTTCCCCGCCTTCAAATCTCACATGCTACCGTGTCCTCCCCAGCAACTCCACTCGCTCCCCGTGACACTTCCCCTGTCCCTCCAGCAAAAGCTGCCCTGGGCTTGTCCTTGTTCCCAAGTGGCTTCGTCTGTCGGAGCATCCATTCCTGTTGGCCCCTTGCCCAGCTCTGCGTCGAAAGGTATTGCGTGCATCCCGGTCCCTCTGCACCTGGACCCTGCGGGGTCGAGGCTGCGCCCAGGTGCGTTCCGGGGGCGGGGCTGCCAACCCCTGATCCGCGAAGGGAACTCTCACATGCACAGTGGGAGTAGGCGGTTCTTTTGGAACTGTTTTTcacaaacattaagaaaaaagtcAGGTACACACTACACACAGGTGCATCTACATTTTAATTATCAGATTTGGAGTTATATATAGatgcatttacatatatatgtacatctgATAGAATTTGCTTTCTCTCTGCTGGTTCGGTTTCAGCCAAATGGTGGAAAGCCGTCTTTCTCCATAGACTTTAATATTGCTGCAGGTAAAACCAATTGGTTTTGTGATATTGGATTTTTAATCCCTGCTCCAGAAGAACATGTTGGTTCAAAAGAGGATGCCAAATCTGAGAAACGAAGTCAATTTTGGCAGATGGGGAAGCTAGGAACAGCCCTTTGCTGTGGGAACAGCTTGACTCTGTCATTACCTGCAACCTTGTCCCTGTCTTTTTGATACAAACTCTCAAACAGATGGTATATTTCAATTTCAATAACTTTATTGGCGGTGAAAAAATATGCAAGAGCTGCCAAAAGTAATACATCAAGTAGCTGTGTTTAGAAACAGGTGTCGCGCCACGTGTCTTAACTTCAAAGAAAAGTGAGCTGAAAGGAACCAGATTTTTTATTCCTCGACTTGGACAAGATTCTTGGGGAGAAATTTTCAAATACAACGCAACTGGGAAGTCTTTTAATGAGGCACATCTTCATTGCCTATTCTTCTTAGTAATGGCTAACATTTCTCGTGTGCTGATCCCCTTACACAGCTCCGTGGTCACGAAGCTCGGCCCCTGCGTCTTCAGCATCCGCGTCACCTAGGAacttgagaaaggaaaattctcagggccactccagacctactgaattagaaacgCTGGGACGCCAGGGGGCGCCACCTGCATTTTAATAAGCCATCCAGGGTAAACGTTCTCAGTTGTAGGAACTACTGACACGGTTTCTCTCAGTTAACCCTCACACACTGACTCCTCTTTACCGATGAAGAACTGGATGCACAGTTATTTATCTAGAAAGTACAGTAGTAGGGTCCTGCATTAGAACCAGACGATCTGACTCCAGGACCCATGCCTTAACTCCTAGGCTATGCAAAGAGAGGCCACTCAGATAGTGATATAACTAGCAGTTCCTATCAATTTTATATCAGAAATGAGTCAGCATTGGGAGCCACAGCAAGGATGTCTTTCAGCAGGAAAGGTAAGATGTGAAGGCCGTGGGTGCAGGGCCCGTGTGTGGGACTGCCACAGGGCTATGGGTGTTTTGGCAGGCACTCAGGACACAGGCTGCCCTCAGGCCTATAGGACTCTGTGTGGATCTGATGCAGGAGCTTTTGCAGATGCTTCTCAAGCAAATGTGGATGAGGCCTATTTGTCCCCTCAAATTTAAAATCTGCTGGCTGTCGAGAATGTAGGATTTAACGCCAGACCCATGGGAGATGCAGGGTGGCCGCGGAGACTCAGACACTATCTCATCTCTTTGTTCAATCCTTGGTGCTTCCCCACCCTTTTAAAATCAAGACTTATATAGAAAATGTGATTCGTAGGGCACACTAGAGTGACGACCGCAGGCCTGTGCTGCTGCTGCCAGGGCTAAGAGGTTAATGTCTCAGACACATCAGCAACCCATTCATAGCCCCAGAGCCTTGCACACCAGCTGGTGGCTGGGATACTCTAATCTTAGAGGCCAGCTTGAAGATTTCAGGCCTCTACATATCCCCAGTCTAACAATGACTGAGTTGTTGCTCTGACCAAAGAAACAGTAATAGGTAGTATTAGAATAAGACTTTAAATACACGAAGTGCTTCCAAAATgtgcttttacttctttctcacAGCCACTGGGATGATACATGACTATTCccacttacagatgaggaaactcaatCAATGCAATTAGGTGATTTGCTTAAGCTGATACAAATGGAAGAATGGAAAGTCGAGTCACATCTTTTTACTCTTTgactcttccctcctttcctgtgTCCTGGGTAACCCCATGTTAGGCGTACCCACTCAGTGTTCGTGAGGGTTTCATTGTGTGGACAAATTTATTTCTACAGATTCAGATAGATTATGACTCAGACTGACTGCCTATGCTTGCTCTGGTTATGAGAAAGAACAATTGGTTATTTAAGAACTTATGAAAAGTCCAAAATGACCCACGGATGGCCGTAAAATACTCGTTTTTAAGCATCTTTATGCTACCACCCTTCTTTAGAGCAGGGGTTCTTAACCCCTGGGACCACAGACCAGTACCTTTCCCTGGTccattaggaaccaggccacacaggaggaggtgagtggaggacgagcaaagcttcatctgtgtttacagctgctccccattgctcacattaccacctgagcacTGCCTCCAGTCAAATCAGCAGCATTATTCGATTCTTATAGGAGTGGAACTatgttgtgaactgtgcacgcaagggatctaggttgcacactccttacgcgaatctaatgcctgatgatctaatCCCTGATGATCTggtgaggtggaacagtttcatccccaaaccatccacTCCTGGtcctgtggaaaaattgtctcccatgaaatggatccctggtgccaaaaggttggggaccactgctttagAGGAGGCCGAAGCATATAATTGACTTAGGGTCACCACCTTCCGAATTAATCCTTGAGAATTTTGTTTGTGAATTTTACTATTAAAAGCCAACTTATTCACTTCCTTTCTTAACTAGTTTAGAGGTGTTGCCTCTAAGGTAGGGTTTTAAAAGTCCCTGAACCATGTATGAAGATTTTGCTAGAGGCACAAAGCATATGGCACTTGCTTAAAAATGGAGTTCTATATTTCAACGGAATCTGAGACAATTAGCACTTTTTCAACACGCTGAAAATTAATACCTGCCAATGTTGTGTTCTCCAGGTAGAGTGTGTGACATCTCAAGTAGCCTGCACCCAGGGGCTCCCGGGACAGGTGCGGCTTACACAGGAGAAAAACCCAGTACTGACACCTCACATTTCACTGGGCTGCTTTATAAAACCTGTTTCCTTCTCCAAAATTACATCTGCGGGGCCCTCTACTACACTTTTACCTGGCTTTCTCAAAAACTAATTTTAAGCTTATTTGtgccttttgcatttttttctgacattttatgTCCTaattctaaacaaacaaacaaaacctgtaaGCCTGGGGAAAATATACTTTTTCATTTGTAGTGTAAAGCAAACAGACACAGCTTACGTACtctagtaaaattatttttgatattttaatgttttaacagCTTCATTGAGGCCTAGTTTATGTATCATGACATTCGCCCTCTGCACATTgacaattaaatgatttttagccaatttaaaatgttgcaaaactatcaccacaatctgctttgaggatattttcatcacctccaaaaaGATCCCTCATGTCTGTTTGCGGTCAACTGATTGTACTTTTTATAATTGCTCcaatttgtttttgcaaaaagGGTTCTTAATATAACCCAATAACTTGacaattcctttttttattatttttttatttttatttgagaaagagtctcgctctgttgcccaggcttaagtgcagtggcgagatctaggctcactgcaacctccatctcgcgggttcaagcaattctcatgccttagcctcctgagtaactgggattacaggtgcccgccaccatgcctgactactttttgtatttttagtggagactgggtttcaccatgctagccaggctggtctccaactcctgtcctcaggtgattcacccgccttggcctcccgaagtgctgggattgaaggAGTGACGCACAACACCCAGCCAGAACTTGAGAATTCTAATTGACAGCTTGGTAACTCTAGCAGCACCTCTGCCCTTCCTACACAGGCCCATGACATATGGAGGAGCAAGGCTGGAACATCATTTAAATTACTGAGTCCTTGTGCCCTGACCCATGTTAGTATCCATGATCTGAATTAGGAAGTATTAGTGGGGCAGGAGGTGGGACAAGCTAAACTTATTTGCCCATGTAAACCCACCAAAGTACCAACCAAGATAAAGTCACGATGAACCAATGAAATACAGGAGGAAACGGGGCCTCTGTCTTAAAGTGTCAAGACTTGGACTCAGAAGATCAAAATTATAGTCCTGGTTCTGCCTTATAGCCTGGAAAAAATTCCCAActgttcagtttcttcttttgtaaaatggtaTTAGggtacctacctcacagagttgtaAAGATTCAATATGTGGGAAAGCACGCTGCATCTCACAAAACACTAGACAGGGGTAAGGAAGggtcttattttttttgtggttgttatttttggggtgggggtggggaggacaaagtctcgctctgttgcccaggctggagtgcgatggtgtgatctcggctcactgccacctctgcctctcaagttcaaaggattcttgtgtctcagcctcctgagtagctgggactacagaggcgcatcaccacggccagctaatttttgtatttttagtagagacagggttcctgccatgttggccaggctggtctcaaactcctgacctcaagtgatctgcctgtctcagcctcccaaagtgctgggattacaggcatgagccaccacacctggcctgggaaGGGTCTTTATTAGGACAGTTGGCAAGTTCTGTCCCAAGCACACAGCATGCCAGCTTTTGGGGGCTGTCTGAACCAAGTATGGGTATGTGAGTCCCCTGGGGTGGGGTCCT
This Theropithecus gelada isolate Dixy chromosome 13, Tgel_1.0, whole genome shotgun sequence DNA region includes the following protein-coding sequences:
- the GPR45 gene encoding probable G-protein coupled receptor 45 → MNRKSQLALTKADVSPQDHSSAPEVHRHPGTCSRQTKNGSHRSAEGSPPGHFCPSSKGLSTMACNSTSLEAYPYLLLNTSNASDSGSTPLPAPLRISLAAVMLLMTVVGFLGNTVVCIIVYQRPAMRSAINLLLATLAFSDIMLSLCCMPFTAVTLITVRWHFGDNFCRLSATLYWFFVLEGVAILLIISVDRFLIIVQRQDKLNPRRAKVIIAVSWVLSFCIAGPSLTGWTLVEVPARAPQCVLGYTELPADRAYVVTLVVAVFFAPFGVMLCAYMCILNTVRKNAVRVHNQSDSLDLRQLTRAGLRRLQRQQQVSVDLSFKTKAFTTILILFVGFSLCWLPYSIYSLLSVFSQRFYCGSSFYATSTCVLWLSYLKSVFNPIVYCWRIKKFREACIELLPQTFQILPKVPERIRRRIQPSTVYVCNENQSAV